Proteins encoded within one genomic window of Manis pentadactyla isolate mManPen7 chromosome 4, mManPen7.hap1, whole genome shotgun sequence:
- the MASP2 gene encoding mannan-binding lectin serine protease 2 isoform X8, with protein MRLLIFLGLLWSSAAPPSGPQWPEPVFGRLASPGFPGVYANNQQQRWTLTAPPGYRLRLYFTHFHLELSYLCEYDFVKLSSGPKVLATLCGLESTDTERAPGNDTFHSLGSNLEVTFRSDYSNEQPFTGFEAFYAAEDIDECQVPPGEAPPCDHHCHNHLGGFYCSCRAGFVLHRNKRTCSGA; from the exons ATGAG GCTGCTGATCTTCCTGGGCCTGCTGTGGAGCTCAGCAGCCCCACCCTCAGGCCCTCAGTGGCCTGAGCCGGTGTTCGGGCGCCTGGCCTCTCCCGGCTTCCCCGGGGTGTATGCCAACAACCAGCAGCAGCGCTGGACCCTGACTGCTCCCCCTGGCTACCGCCTGCGCCTCTACTTCACCCACTTCCACTTGGAGCTCTCCTACCTCTGCGAGTACGACTTTGTCAAG CTGAGCTCGGGACCCAAGGTGTTGGCCACACTGTGCGGGCTCGAGAGCACAGACACGGAGCGGGCGCCCGGCAACGACACCTTCCACTCGCTGGGCTCCAACCTGGAAGTCACCTTCCGCTCTGACTACTCTAATGAGCAGCCATTCACGGGCTTCGAGGCCTTCTACGCAGCAGAGG ACATCGATGAGTGCCAGGTGCCCCCGGGAGAGGCGCCGCCCTGTGACCACCACTGCCACAACCACCTGGGCGGTTTCTACTGCTCCTGCCGCGCAGGCTTCGTTCTCCACCGGAACAAGC
- the MASP2 gene encoding mannan-binding lectin serine protease 2 isoform X7, which yields MRLLIFLGLLWSSAAPPSGPQWPEPVFGRLASPGFPGVYANNQQQRWTLTAPPGYRLRLYFTHFHLELSYLCEYDFVKLSSGPKVLATLCGLESTDTERAPGNDTFHSLGSNLEVTFRSDYSNEQPFTGFEAFYAAEDIDECQVPPGEAPPCDHHCHNHLGGFYCSCRAGFVLHRNKRTCSEQSL from the exons ATGAG GCTGCTGATCTTCCTGGGCCTGCTGTGGAGCTCAGCAGCCCCACCCTCAGGCCCTCAGTGGCCTGAGCCGGTGTTCGGGCGCCTGGCCTCTCCCGGCTTCCCCGGGGTGTATGCCAACAACCAGCAGCAGCGCTGGACCCTGACTGCTCCCCCTGGCTACCGCCTGCGCCTCTACTTCACCCACTTCCACTTGGAGCTCTCCTACCTCTGCGAGTACGACTTTGTCAAG CTGAGCTCGGGACCCAAGGTGTTGGCCACACTGTGCGGGCTCGAGAGCACAGACACGGAGCGGGCGCCCGGCAACGACACCTTCCACTCGCTGGGCTCCAACCTGGAAGTCACCTTCCGCTCTGACTACTCTAATGAGCAGCCATTCACGGGCTTCGAGGCCTTCTACGCAGCAGAGG ACATCGATGAGTGCCAGGTGCCCCCGGGAGAGGCGCCGCCCTGTGACCACCACTGCCACAACCACCTGGGCGGTTTCTACTGCTCCTGCCGCGCAGGCTTCGTTCTCCACCGGAACAAGC